A single genomic interval of Paralichthys olivaceus isolate ysfri-2021 chromosome 7, ASM2471397v2, whole genome shotgun sequence harbors:
- the ccdc34 gene encoding coiled-coil domain-containing protein 34 — protein MSGAGGKMPKCPSSASMGFSSTPLKSSGRGEDVHAPGGLEDGVLSDDEDTFSLLSPIYHDSFESEEEEDLELNPAEEPSPRQSLRSGLSVSPVRCELPKRPFEQMFSSAVQPAASPTLSAWEMWLVNKAKEDRLKLEKKAEEEGLLKEKKQEEERKRQQKKIVMEEKIQEWLTMKREQEKHEQLVKQWKEEEEMQRRLEKQREVEQKAQQKYKDWLQKKNREKVEKEKKEKEEAALKEEQEKERHKRAEEKFKEWVTTANEKSRTVPKSPCCPTSPYDKSYPSPSFFNPVPWKPIHNPPPETSVNKTSGKKSQKQRNNQQSTRSTYRHRNAVSAAQMLPGR, from the exons ATGTCTGGAGCTGGAGGGAAGATGCCGAAGTGTCCCTCCTCTGCTTCGATGGGCTTCAGCTCGACCCCTCTGAAGAGCAGCGGCCGGGGGGAGGATGTCCACGCACCCGGGGGCCTGGAAGACGGAGTCCTGTCCGACGACGAGGACACGTTCTCCCTGCTCTCCCCCATCTACCACGACAGCTttgagagtgaggaggaagaagacctGGAGCTCAATCCGGCTGAGGAGCCCTCACCCCGGCAGAGCCTCAGGTCCGGACTCAGCGTCTCTCCAGTCAG GTGTGAGCTTCCAAAAAGACCCTTTGAGCAGATGTTCAGTTCGGCCGTGCAGCCAGCAGCCTCACCTACTCTGAGTGCATGGGAGATGTGGCTGGTGAACAAAGCCAAAGAGGATAGACTCAAACTGgaaaagaaagcagaggag GAGGGCTtactcaaagaaaaaaaacaagaagaagaaaggaagcGTCAACAGAAAAAGATTGTCATGGAAGAGAAGATCCAAGAATGGCTAACTATGAAAAGAGAACAG GAGAAACATGAGCAGCTTGTGAAACagtggaaagaggaggaggagatgcagagGCGGTtggaaaaacagagggaggttGAACAGAAAGCTCAGCAAAAGTACAAAGACtggctgcagaagaagaaccgagaaaaagtagaaaaagaaaagaaggagaaa gaGGAAGCTGccctgaaggaggagcaggaaaaaGAACGCCACAAGAGGGCAGAGGAGAAGTTTAAGGAATGGGTGACGACGGCCAATGAAAAAAGCAGAACAGTTCCCAAATCACCTTGCTGCCCAACAA GTCCCTATGACAAATCCTACCCATCACCCAGCTTCTTCAATCCTGTCCCGTGGAAGCCAATTCACAACCCCCCTCCAGAGACGTCAGTGAATAAGACCTCTGGGAAGAAAtctcagaaacaaagaaacaaccaGCAAAGCACCAGGTCGACTTATAGACATAGAAATGCGGTGAGTGCTGCACAGATGCTGCCGGGAAGATGA